A portion of the Acidimicrobiia bacterium genome contains these proteins:
- the coaE gene encoding dephospho-CoA kinase (Dephospho-CoA kinase (CoaE) performs the final step in coenzyme A biosynthesis.), whose amino-acid sequence MEQGSQAFVLCGGIGAGKSYVSALFESAGVEMIEADRIGHEVLLPEGSAFGAVAARWPQVLERGLIDRKKLGAIVFHSPDELAVLESMTHPAIAQEIARRISTSSSRFVGVERPFLDGLVGQGVPVVVVDAPDLVRAARLRNRGLTDEEISSRMAAQPERGAWLEHADFVIDNGNGSDIVSQVSAAIHWLEGFVTGTR is encoded by the coding sequence ATGGAACAAGGTAGCCAGGCTTTTGTGCTCTGTGGTGGTATCGGCGCCGGGAAGTCGTACGTGAGCGCCCTTTTCGAATCGGCCGGAGTGGAAATGATTGAGGCTGATCGAATCGGACATGAGGTCCTTCTTCCTGAAGGGTCCGCCTTCGGGGCGGTGGCAGCCCGGTGGCCTCAGGTGCTTGAGCGCGGTTTGATCGATCGGAAGAAGCTCGGCGCCATCGTGTTCCATTCCCCCGACGAACTGGCGGTGCTCGAATCGATGACCCATCCCGCCATTGCTCAGGAGATTGCCCGCCGAATCTCAACTAGCTCGTCACGATTTGTCGGCGTTGAACGTCCATTTCTTGACGGACTGGTAGGTCAGGGGGTTCCCGTCGTGGTGGTGGACGCGCCAGACCTCGTGCGTGCAGCACGGTTGAGGAACCGCGGCTTGACCGACGAAGAAATCAGCTCACGCATGGCGGCTCAACCCGAGCGTGGTGCCTGGCTGGAGCACGCCGATTTTGTCATAGACAACGGGAATGGTTCCGATATCGTGAGTCAGGTATCGGCGGCCATTCATTGGCTTGAGGGTTTTGTCACAGGCACCAGATAA